Proteins co-encoded in one Neoarius graeffei isolate fNeoGra1 chromosome 11, fNeoGra1.pri, whole genome shotgun sequence genomic window:
- the jdp2a gene encoding jun dimerization protein 2 — MQRFPLFKIYSRPPADLKKAHQGNAGSKSAVVKGVYAMMPGQIPDPSVTAGSLPSLGPLAGISATTLTDQLKYADLCSLGAMLSPLHLLGKLSKHHLPIKAEKDEEEERRKRRREKNKVAAARCRNKKKERTEYLQRESERLEMMNSELKAQIEELKHERQQLILMLNRHRPTCIVRTDSVKTPESEANPLLEQLEAK; from the exons ATGCAACGCTTTCCCTTGTTCAAAATCTACTCCAGACCCCCAGCTGACCTGAAGAAGGCACACCAAGGGAACGCGGGATCAAAGTCAG CTGTGGTGAAGGGCGTGTATGCCATGATGCCCGGACAGATCCCTGACCCTTCGGTGACGGCAGGCTCTTTACCCAGCCTGGGCCCGCTGGCTGGGATCTCTGCCACGACACTGACAGACCAGCTGAAATACGCCGACCTGTGCAGCCTCGGAGCCATGCTGTCTCCGCTGCACCTCTTGGGCAAGCTGAGCAAGCACCATCTTCCTATTAAAGCAGAG aaagatgaggaggaggagaggaggaagaggaggcgaGAAAAAAACAAAGTGGCAGCAGCACGATGTCGAAACAAAAAGAAAGAGCGAACGGAGTATCTACAAAGg GAATCCGAGAGGTTGGAGATGATGAACTCTGAGCTCAAAGCGCAAATCGAGGAGCTGAAGCACGAGCGCCAGCAGCTTATCCTCATGCTCAACCGTCACCGGCCGACATGCATCGTGAGGACAGACAGTGTGAAAACCCCCGAGAGCGAGGCGAACCCCCTCTTGGAGCAGCTAGAGGCCAAATGA